The genomic DNA TCGGCGGCTTCCCGGTATAAATCAAACGATTTCTTCACGCTCGGAATCGAGCTGAAGGTTTGCAGATACGGATAACGGCGCTCCGCGGCAAAATGGATCGTGTCCCGGCTTCCTTGCGACGGGCACCAGATCGGCGGATGCGGTTTTTGATACGGAACGGGCCAGGAATTAATATGCGTAAAATGGTAATGTTTACCGTGATAGGAAGTCGGCCCCGGTTGTGTCCAAGCCTGAATAATAATATCATGCGCCTCAAAAAACCGTTCCTTCGATTTTGTCGGGTCCAGCCGGAACGAATAATATTCGGCCCCGATTCCCCGTACGAACCCGGAGATGATTCTGCCCCCGGTGATGACGTCCAGCATGGCCACCTCCTCTGCGACCCGCTGCGGATGGTCGCGCAAGGAAATCGCATTTCCGAGAATGGCAATTTTCACTTTCGTCGTTCTTCTGGCAAGAGTAGCGGCCATGACATTCGGAGATGGCATCAGCCCGTAAGCGGTTTGATGATGCTCATTCACGCCGATCCCGTCAAACCCCATTCGCTCGCAAAATTCCAACTCATCCAGATACAAATTGTACAGCTCATGTCCGTATTTCGGATCAAAATTGCTATTGGAATATGTGACCCAGGCACTGTCGTATTTATCGTTGAAATCCTCAGGCATGTTCATATAGGGCATGAGGTGAAAGCCGTAAATTTCCATATGACCGCTCCTTCTTTTTTCACAAAATTACTAAATGAATGAGGCAATGCGATTTAGAAAATCTTCCGGTTTTTCAACATACGGCAAA from Ferviditalea candida includes the following:
- a CDS encoding LLM class flavin-dependent oxidoreductase — its product is MEIYGFHLMPYMNMPEDFNDKYDSAWVTYSNSNFDPKYGHELYNLYLDELEFCERMGFDGIGVNEHHQTAYGLMPSPNVMAATLARRTTKVKIAILGNAISLRDHPQRVAEEVAMLDVITGGRIISGFVRGIGAEYYSFRLDPTKSKERFFEAHDIIIQAWTQPGPTSYHGKHYHFTHINSWPVPYQKPHPPIWCPSQGSRDTIHFAAERRYPYLQTFSSIPSVKKSFDLYREAAEEFGYTAPAEQLGWSVLIYCAETDARALEEAEEHAAYFFSKHLVMPTDFLFPPGYLPAETHQKTVQSKAGLGTPGAFQFKDLIDRGMLIAGSPDSVRDQLIELNRTLGFGKLNINMHFGNMPHHRTMKNIELLGKHVLPALRAL